A genomic segment from Nodularia sphaerocarpa UHCC 0038 encodes:
- a CDS encoding Rqc2 family fibronectin-binding protein, producing MQPVDYTTLTASCSELRAHWLPSRLEQVYQRDRYTIAVALRTLKQRDWLEISWHPQGARICIGEPPPRLPDTFTFSQQLVHQLGGLALVDIQAIAPWERVVDLQFARRPGEEALYHIYLEVMGKYSNAILTDASNMIITAAHQVGQHQSSVRPIQTGQPYETPPKLTGPVPSLSETPERWQERVSLVPGAIKRQLLKSYSGLSSALVESMVLAADLAPETSTDQLKSEDWEKLFVRWQEWLQALELSKFQPAWTAYGYTVMGWGAVAPEKNIQTLLNRYYTDESNQQVFAQLRHQLNQKLHNILVKLRNKGQTFSERLQQSDQADEYRAKADLLMSNLQKWQPGMKEIILPDFETDQPIAIALQPDKNAVQNAQRLYKQHQKLKRARAAVEPLLFDVKSEISYLEQVEAAIAQIENYETAADLQALEEIRDELIGQKYLEDPGYRSRSASETAATNFHRYRTPNNFEVLIGRNNRQNDHLSFRVAGDYDLWFHAQEIPGSHLLLRLEPGTVPEAADLQFVANLAAYYSRARQSEQVPVVYTQPKHVYKPKGAKPGIAIYKQERILWGQPQLVISH from the coding sequence GTGCAACCAGTTGACTATACTACTCTCACAGCTTCTTGTAGCGAACTACGCGCTCACTGGCTGCCATCTCGATTAGAACAAGTTTATCAGCGCGATCGCTATACTATTGCTGTGGCATTACGCACCCTCAAACAAAGGGACTGGCTAGAAATTTCTTGGCATCCCCAAGGGGCGCGTATTTGCATTGGCGAACCACCACCACGATTACCAGATACCTTCACCTTTAGCCAACAATTAGTACATCAATTGGGTGGTTTGGCGTTGGTGGACATTCAAGCGATCGCGCCTTGGGAGCGTGTTGTGGATTTGCAATTTGCCCGCCGTCCCGGAGAAGAGGCATTATACCATATATATCTGGAAGTGATGGGCAAATACAGCAACGCCATCCTCACCGATGCCAGTAATATGATTATTACAGCTGCCCATCAAGTTGGTCAGCATCAGTCTAGCGTCCGTCCCATCCAAACCGGACAGCCTTATGAAACCCCACCAAAATTAACTGGCCCTGTTCCCAGTTTGAGTGAAACCCCAGAACGTTGGCAAGAACGGGTAAGCTTAGTCCCAGGAGCAATCAAGCGACAGTTATTAAAAAGTTATAGCGGCTTGAGTTCTGCACTGGTAGAGTCTATGGTACTTGCAGCCGATTTAGCCCCAGAAACTAGCACAGATCAGCTCAAATCGGAAGACTGGGAAAAACTATTTGTCAGATGGCAAGAATGGCTACAAGCTTTGGAGTTAAGTAAATTTCAGCCAGCTTGGACAGCATACGGTTATACAGTCATGGGTTGGGGCGCAGTAGCACCAGAAAAAAACATCCAAACCTTACTTAACAGGTATTACACTGACGAATCAAATCAGCAGGTGTTTGCTCAGTTACGGCATCAATTAAACCAGAAACTACATAATATTTTAGTAAAATTACGTAATAAAGGGCAAACCTTTTCGGAACGCTTGCAGCAATCAGATCAAGCTGATGAATACCGAGCCAAAGCTGATTTGTTGATGTCTAACCTGCAAAAATGGCAACCAGGGATGAAAGAAATTATTTTACCTGATTTTGAGACAGATCAGCCCATTGCGATCGCCCTCCAACCAGATAAAAACGCTGTCCAAAATGCTCAACGCCTTTATAAACAGCACCAAAAACTCAAACGCGCTCGTGCGGCTGTGGAACCGTTGCTTTTTGATGTAAAATCAGAAATTAGCTATTTAGAACAAGTAGAAGCTGCGATAGCTCAGATAGAAAACTACGAAACAGCAGCAGATTTGCAGGCTTTAGAAGAAATCCGCGACGAGTTAATTGGACAAAAATATTTAGAAGATCCAGGATACCGCAGCCGCAGCGCCAGCGAAACAGCCGCCACAAACTTTCATCGTTATCGTACCCCCAACAATTTTGAAGTCTTAATTGGTAGGAACAATCGCCAAAATGACCACTTGAGCTTTCGTGTAGCTGGAGATTATGATTTGTGGTTCCACGCTCAAGAAATTCCTGGAAGTCATCTTTTACTGCGTTTAGAACCTGGTACAGTTCCAGAAGCAGCAGATTTGCAATTTGTAGCTAATCTCGCCGCCTACTACAGTCGTGCGCGTCAGAGTGAGCAAGTACCAGTCGTTTATACTCAGCCCAAGCACGTTTATAAACCCAAAGGAGCCAAGCCAGGTATTGCTATTTACAAGCAAGAGCGCATCCTCTGGGGACAGCCCCAATTAGTCATTAGTCATTAG
- a CDS encoding iron uptake porin, which translates to MREFWKYLLVSPLFGGAMLFFGAAVYAGEIPTTSVINNSEIKTENLTKDQVMPQITSVSQLSDVQPTDWAFQALQSLVERYGCIAGYPNSTYRGNRALTRYEFAAGLNACLDRVNELIATATSDVVTQQDLGTLQRLQEEFSAELATLRGRVDSLEARTSELEANQFSTTTKLQGEVVAVMSDVLGGDSVNNQEITDNNTTLGARTRIQFVTSFTGKDTLFTRIQANNILGPNIGTPEGNLFFAGADGTTNAAIDALFYRFPLGEKTQVIAIANAGAADDITSTVNLFDGDGSSGALSTFGTRNPIYNQIGGAGLGVTQEFGDKIALSLGYLSGTANNPSPKNGLFDGAYGALAQLTLRPSDRIALGLTYINSYKQPLLTGSNAATFQNLLENDEAFSSNSYGVQASIGVGERFVLGGWAGYTNSRALTGDRGEAEIWNYAVTLGFPDLGKRGNLAGIIAGVEPRVTSSNIPGVDRDRDTSYHLEAFYQYQLTDNITITPGVIWLTSPDHNSNNDDVVIGALRTRFSF; encoded by the coding sequence ATGCGAGAATTCTGGAAATACCTACTGGTTAGTCCATTATTTGGCGGTGCTATGCTATTTTTTGGTGCTGCCGTCTATGCAGGGGAAATACCCACGACATCAGTAATAAATAATTCCGAAATAAAAACTGAGAACCTCACAAAAGATCAGGTAATGCCGCAAATTACCTCAGTTTCTCAGTTATCGGATGTGCAACCTACTGATTGGGCTTTTCAAGCATTGCAATCGTTGGTAGAACGTTACGGTTGTATTGCAGGTTATCCTAATAGCACTTATCGCGGTAATCGGGCGTTGACTCGATATGAATTCGCGGCTGGTTTGAATGCTTGTCTGGATCGGGTTAATGAACTAATTGCGACCGCTACTAGCGATGTGGTGACACAACAAGATTTAGGCACATTACAAAGACTGCAAGAGGAATTTTCCGCAGAACTCGCAACATTACGGGGTCGCGTGGATTCACTAGAAGCACGCACATCGGAATTGGAAGCGAATCAGTTTTCGACTACAACCAAATTACAAGGGGAAGTAGTCGCAGTTATGAGTGATGTTTTGGGAGGTGACAGTGTTAATAACCAAGAGATCACGGATAATAATACAACCCTGGGAGCGCGAACAAGGATTCAATTTGTCACCAGTTTTACGGGGAAAGATACCCTGTTTACGAGAATCCAAGCTAATAATATTTTAGGTCCTAATATTGGCACACCAGAGGGTAACTTATTTTTCGCTGGTGCGGATGGTACTACTAATGCGGCGATAGATGCTCTGTTTTACAGATTTCCCCTGGGTGAAAAAACACAGGTAATTGCGATCGCCAATGCTGGTGCAGCAGATGACATCACTAGTACCGTTAATCTATTTGATGGTGATGGTAGTAGTGGTGCTTTGTCTACCTTTGGTACGCGTAACCCAATTTATAACCAGATCGGTGGTGCGGGTTTGGGAGTAACTCAGGAATTCGGTGATAAAATAGCCCTCAGCTTAGGGTATTTGAGTGGGACTGCTAATAACCCTTCTCCTAAGAATGGTTTGTTTGATGGTGCTTACGGTGCTTTGGCGCAGCTGACGCTCAGACCAAGCGATCGCATTGCGCTAGGTTTAACTTATATCAATTCTTACAAACAGCCACTACTTACGGGTAGCAACGCGGCGACCTTCCAAAATTTATTAGAGAACGATGAAGCCTTTTCCAGCAATTCCTACGGTGTTCAAGCATCCATCGGTGTCGGTGAAAGATTCGTATTAGGTGGTTGGGCAGGATACACCAACAGCCGAGCCTTGACAGGCGATCGCGGAGAAGCTGAAATTTGGAATTATGCCGTTACCCTGGGCTTTCCCGACTTGGGTAAAAGAGGTAACTTAGCTGGAATTATTGCTGGTGTAGAACCGAGAGTCACAAGTTCCAACATCCCAGGAGTGGATAGAGATCGGGATACGTCCTATCACCTTGAGGCTTTCTACCAGTATCAACTGACTGACAACATTACCATTACTCCTGGTGTCATCTGGTTGACATCCCCGGATCATAACAGTAACAACGATGATGTTGTGATTGGTGCGCTCAGAACTAGATTTAGTTTCTAG
- a CDS encoding metal ABC transporter solute-binding protein, Zn/Mn family, with product MIWTNLGRRTSKKNRGILSLMALLTLSVAVGCNQSNTDIGETSQQTPPAQEAAATPAATAKIKVVATILPTYLFTKAVAGDAADVSILVPQTTDVHDYQSTPDNVKAISTASILVKNGLGLEEFLDNTVKNAENPNLIKIDASKGIKTLDKISPVDETVTKQGHSHGHSHDHAEGNPHVWLDPVLAKQQVTNIRDGLIAADPANKATYEANAGAYIQELDNLDREFQQTLQKSPNCTFITFHDAFPYLAQRYNVKQVAVVQLPEDQLSPADVQKAVKAVKKYNAKALFSEPGVDNKLLTSLGQDLNVTVRNLDSLETTAGDTNPQYYFQAMKTNLQTLEAGCK from the coding sequence GTGATTTGGACTAATTTAGGACGTAGAACCAGTAAAAAAAACCGAGGTATCCTATCTTTAATGGCTCTCCTCACGTTGTCAGTCGCTGTTGGCTGTAACCAATCAAACACAGATATCGGAGAAACTTCCCAACAGACACCCCCAGCACAGGAAGCAGCAGCGACTCCAGCAGCGACAGCAAAAATTAAAGTTGTCGCCACAATTTTGCCCACTTATTTGTTTACTAAGGCTGTAGCTGGAGATGCAGCAGATGTATCAATTCTCGTGCCACAAACTACGGACGTGCATGATTACCAATCAACACCGGATAATGTTAAAGCGATTTCTACAGCCAGTATTTTAGTAAAAAATGGTTTGGGATTAGAGGAATTTCTCGACAACACTGTAAAAAATGCCGAAAATCCCAACTTGATTAAAATTGATGCTAGTAAAGGTATTAAAACCTTGGATAAAATTTCGCCTGTTGATGAAACAGTAACAAAACAAGGACATAGCCACGGACACAGCCATGATCATGCTGAGGGAAATCCTCACGTTTGGTTAGATCCAGTTTTAGCAAAACAGCAGGTAACAAATATTCGGGATGGATTAATTGCAGCTGATCCTGCTAATAAAGCTACCTATGAAGCTAATGCTGGGGCTTATATTCAAGAATTAGACAATTTAGATCGAGAATTTCAGCAAACTTTGCAAAAAAGTCCTAACTGCACCTTTATCACTTTTCATGATGCCTTTCCATATTTAGCTCAACGCTATAATGTCAAACAAGTTGCTGTGGTGCAACTTCCTGAAGACCAACTTTCGCCAGCAGATGTGCAGAAAGCTGTCAAGGCTGTGAAAAAATATAACGCTAAAGCTTTATTTAGTGAACCAGGGGTAGATAATAAGTTATTAACCAGCCTTGGACAAGACTTGAATGTAACTGTGCGTAACTTGGATTCTTTAGAAACTACTGCTGGGGATACAAATCCGCAGTATTACTTCCAAGCAATGAAAACTAACTTGCAAACCCTGGAGGCTGGGTGTAAATAA
- a CDS encoding metal ABC transporter ATP-binding protein — translation MTSPILKVEGLNVYQGSYLAVRDVAFELLPGTDTAIVGPNGAGKSTLVKAILNLIPYSAGKIEIFGRPITKLGNLRHRLGYMPQNFIFDRSFPISVGELVGLGWANETKNQNSFFSKLWKKDKRKSVAIAEALRRTDAYHLKHQAIGTLSGGQLKRVLLAYCLVVPRKLLVLDEAFAGVDVQGTTDFYALLNELKREEGWTVLQVSHDIDMVSRHCDRVLCFNQTVVCTGKPEIALSPQNLLATYGLGFSPYKHHH, via the coding sequence ATGACATCTCCTATTTTAAAAGTTGAAGGATTAAATGTATATCAAGGCAGTTATTTGGCTGTGCGAGATGTAGCCTTTGAATTGCTACCAGGAACTGATACAGCTATCGTTGGTCCGAATGGTGCTGGTAAAAGTACTTTGGTAAAGGCAATTTTAAATTTAATTCCTTACAGTGCTGGTAAGATTGAAATTTTTGGTCGCCCAATTACCAAGTTGGGAAATTTGCGTCATCGTTTGGGTTATATGCCACAAAATTTCATTTTTGACCGCAGTTTCCCGATTTCTGTAGGCGAATTAGTCGGACTGGGATGGGCGAATGAAACCAAAAATCAGAATTCATTTTTTTCCAAGTTGTGGAAAAAAGATAAAAGAAAATCTGTAGCCATAGCAGAGGCTTTGCGGCGAACTGATGCTTATCATCTCAAGCATCAAGCTATTGGAACTCTTAGCGGTGGTCAATTGAAGCGGGTTTTGCTGGCTTATTGTTTAGTGGTTCCTCGGAAACTTTTGGTATTAGATGAAGCTTTTGCTGGCGTTGATGTCCAAGGTACAACAGATTTTTACGCTTTGTTAAATGAATTAAAGCGGGAAGAAGGTTGGACAGTGTTGCAGGTTTCCCATGATATTGATATGGTAAGCCGTCATTGCGATCGCGTTCTTTGCTTTAACCAAACTGTTGTTTGCACTGGTAAACCTGAAATTGCTCTTTCACCCCAAAATCTTTTAGCAACTTATGGTCTGGGATTCAGTCCTTACAAGCATCACCATTAA
- a CDS encoding ArsR/SmtB family transcription factor translates to MAEFFSFLGDPNRLRILSFLATKELCVSDLAGLLNMSESAVSHQLRNLRVMRLVGYRKQGRNVFYHLHDHHIFHLYQAVAEHLDEPAESSN, encoded by the coding sequence ATGGCAGAATTTTTCAGCTTTTTAGGAGATCCAAATCGCCTGCGAATCCTTTCTTTTTTGGCTACTAAAGAACTGTGTGTGAGTGATTTGGCAGGATTACTAAATATGAGTGAATCTGCTGTTTCCCATCAACTGCGAAACTTGCGAGTTATGCGATTGGTTGGCTATCGTAAGCAAGGACGTAACGTATTTTATCATCTCCACGATCATCATATTTTTCATCTTTATCAGGCTGTAGCTGAACACTTGGATGAACCTGCTGAATCATCAAATTAG
- a CDS encoding metal ABC transporter permease — MYLCCVCQINLLAVASNVDFVNLLQFPFMQRAIAGAVLMGILGGLLGSFATLRQLSFFSHAVGHAALIGVVLGVLLQLNPTWMLLPFTLVFGVVVLYFIDKTDLGSDSVLSIVLSGALGIGVILTSFVPGYRGNLMRVLFGDILAIDNTDLILTLLLLIASSIFLFSTLQQQILLTLNPDVAQVQGVPVQVYRYGFIILLSLAVAVAITAVGVLLVNAFLVIPASTAKLMSHHFHRFLVLSIIVGSTTSLTGIMVSGLFNLPSGPSIVLVQFLFFVLVFFTVKLKFKAG, encoded by the coding sequence ATGTATTTATGCTGTGTTTGCCAAATCAACTTGCTAGCAGTCGCCTCTAATGTGGATTTTGTAAATTTGTTACAATTTCCTTTCATGCAGCGCGCGATCGCAGGCGCTGTGTTAATGGGCATTCTGGGAGGTTTACTAGGTAGTTTTGCTACATTGCGCCAGCTATCCTTTTTTAGCCATGCGGTGGGTCATGCAGCATTAATCGGTGTAGTCTTAGGAGTATTGCTACAGTTAAACCCAACTTGGATGCTGTTGCCTTTTACCTTAGTATTTGGCGTAGTTGTCCTTTACTTCATCGACAAGACCGATTTAGGCAGCGATAGCGTTCTTAGTATAGTGCTATCAGGAGCATTAGGTATTGGCGTAATCCTGACTAGCTTCGTTCCTGGTTATCGTGGCAATTTAATGAGAGTATTGTTTGGCGATATTCTGGCGATCGACAATACAGATTTAATTTTGACATTACTTTTGCTGATAGCCAGTAGCATATTTTTATTTTCCACCCTGCAACAGCAAATTTTATTGACCCTGAACCCCGATGTAGCCCAAGTACAAGGTGTTCCAGTTCAAGTGTATCGCTATGGCTTTATCATTTTACTTTCCCTAGCTGTTGCCGTAGCGATTACAGCCGTCGGTGTTTTGCTAGTCAATGCCTTTCTGGTGATTCCCGCTTCCACAGCCAAGCTGATGAGTCATCACTTTCACCGTTTTCTGGTTTTGTCAATCATCGTCGGTTCGACCACAAGCCTTACTGGTATTATGGTTTCGGGTCTTTTTAACCTGCCATCAGGCCCTAGTATTGTGCTTGTGCAGTTTTTGTTTTTTGTCCTTGTTTTCTTTACCGTTAAGTTAAAGTTCAAAGCCGGCTAA
- a CDS encoding DUF3067 family protein, producing MTGQELRRLLLDKWGYSYDVQFRRTKGKIFLQVMWKYLEQASFPLSEAEYQEHLDGIANYLQALGGVVQVQTFIAQTRDRPRLGKAVSIPLDLGERASEWIV from the coding sequence ATGACAGGACAGGAATTACGCAGATTATTGCTTGACAAATGGGGATATTCTTACGATGTCCAGTTTCGGCGCACCAAGGGAAAGATATTTCTGCAAGTGATGTGGAAGTATCTTGAGCAAGCTTCTTTTCCTTTGAGTGAGGCTGAGTACCAAGAGCATCTTGACGGTATTGCTAATTATCTTCAGGCTTTGGGTGGCGTTGTGCAAGTACAGACATTTATTGCTCAAACGCGCGATCGCCCCCGACTGGGTAAAGCTGTGAGTATTCCTCTGGATTTAGGTGAACGCGCTTCGGAATGGATTGTTTGA
- the petC gene encoding cytochrome b6-f complex iron-sulfur subunit has translation MAQFSESMDVPDMGRRQFMNLLTFGTVTGVALGALYPVVKYFVPPASGGAGGGTTAKDELGNDVSVSGFLASHNVGDRALVQGLKGDPTYMVVESKEAIGDYGINAICTHLGCVVPWNVAENKFKCPCHGSQYDATGKVVRGPAPLSLALAHTKTENDKIVLTPWTETDFRTDEEPWWS, from the coding sequence ATGGCTCAATTTTCTGAATCAATGGACGTGCCAGATATGGGCCGTCGTCAGTTCATGAATTTGCTGACTTTTGGGACTGTGACAGGTGTGGCTCTGGGTGCATTGTATCCCGTAGTCAAGTACTTTGTTCCACCTGCTAGCGGTGGCGCTGGTGGCGGTACAACAGCAAAAGACGAACTGGGTAACGATGTTAGTGTTAGTGGCTTTCTAGCAAGCCATAACGTAGGCGATCGCGCTTTAGTTCAAGGACTCAAAGGTGACCCCACCTATATGGTCGTAGAAAGCAAAGAAGCCATTGGCGATTACGGTATTAATGCTATCTGCACACACTTAGGTTGTGTTGTTCCCTGGAATGTAGCAGAGAACAAGTTTAAATGTCCTTGTCACGGTTCCCAGTACGATGCAACTGGTAAGGTGGTCAGAGGTCCAGCACCTCTATCTTTGGCTCTCGCACACACCAAAACCGAAAATGACAAAATCGTTTTGACCCCTTGGACTGAAACCGACTTCCGCACCGACGAAGAACCTTGGTGGTCTTAA
- the petA gene encoding cytochrome f — MRNARTTASLTRNARAIMKTLLIAIATLTFYFTSDLALPQSAAAYPFWAQQTYPETPREPTGRIVCANCHLAAKPAEVEVPQSVLPDTVFKAVVKIPYDTNIQQVGADGSKVGLNVGAVLMLPEGFKIAPADRISEELKEEVGDVYFQTYTEEKENVVLVGPIPGEQYQEIVFPVLSPNPATDKNIHFGKYSVHLGANRGRGQVYPTGEKSNNTIYNASATGTISKIAKEEDESGNAKYLVNIQTESGATTIDTIPAGPELIVSEGQSVTAGDALTNNPNVGGFGQKDVEIVLQDSSRVQGMIAFIALVMLAQVMLVLKKKQVEKVQAAELNF, encoded by the coding sequence ATGAGAAATGCCCGTACCACAGCGAGTTTAACTCGCAATGCTAGAGCAATTATGAAAACATTGCTCATAGCGATCGCTACCTTGACATTTTACTTCACTAGCGATTTAGCCCTACCTCAAAGCGCTGCTGCATATCCCTTCTGGGCGCAACAAACCTATCCTGAAACCCCCCGCGAACCCACGGGGCGGATTGTTTGCGCTAACTGTCACCTAGCAGCTAAACCAGCAGAAGTAGAAGTTCCCCAATCAGTCTTACCTGATACCGTATTTAAAGCGGTGGTAAAAATTCCCTACGATACCAACATCCAACAAGTTGGTGCTGATGGTTCTAAAGTTGGCTTGAACGTCGGCGCTGTGTTGATGTTACCCGAAGGCTTCAAAATTGCACCAGCAGACCGCATTTCTGAAGAACTCAAAGAAGAAGTAGGCGATGTTTACTTCCAAACCTACACTGAAGAAAAAGAAAATGTTGTTCTTGTAGGACCCATACCCGGTGAACAGTATCAAGAAATTGTCTTCCCAGTTCTTTCTCCCAACCCCGCCACCGATAAAAATATTCACTTCGGTAAATATTCAGTTCACTTAGGTGCAAACCGGGGACGTGGACAAGTTTATCCTACTGGTGAAAAGAGCAATAATACCATTTACAATGCTTCCGCTACTGGCACAATCAGCAAGATTGCCAAAGAGGAAGATGAATCTGGTAATGCTAAATATCTAGTAAATATCCAAACCGAATCTGGCGCTACTACTATTGATACCATTCCCGCAGGTCCAGAATTGATTGTTTCTGAAGGACAATCTGTAACTGCTGGTGATGCTTTGACCAATAACCCCAATGTCGGTGGATTTGGTCAAAAAGATGTAGAAATTGTATTACAAGACTCATCTAGAGTTCAAGGAATGATTGCATTCATTGCTCTTGTAATGTTAGCTCAAGTTATGCTCGTGCTGAAGAAGAAGCAGGTGGAAAAAGTCCAAGCTGCTGAACTTAATTTCTAA
- a CDS encoding DUF4090 family protein — protein MPAETNEVNATTKGADAIDEAIAQGIDFDGSAIPPAKLELYSKVMALEGNRQRSGVSNTMRSRIVRIGAKHIPQAELDKFLVDAGFAPLKEKEVAFFYSGK, from the coding sequence ATGCCTGCTGAAACTAATGAAGTAAATGCCACAACCAAGGGTGCTGATGCTATCGATGAAGCGATCGCTCAGGGAATCGATTTTGATGGTTCTGCTATTCCGCCTGCAAAGCTAGAACTGTATAGCAAAGTGATGGCACTAGAGGGAAATAGACAGCGTAGTGGTGTATCTAATACCATGCGATCGCGCATTGTGCGAATTGGCGCAAAACACATTCCTCAAGCAGAACTTGATAAATTCCTTGTAGATGCAGGTTTTGCACCCCTCAAAGAGAAAGAAGTTGCCTTTTTTTATAGTGGGAAGTAA